One Curtobacterium sp. MCLR17_032 genomic window carries:
- a CDS encoding GH92 family glycosyl hydrolase produces MSVERRGGSAASLTTAGPSTAVAARNGVGFVSHEATLVERTGPGTTVVVVPGLDGHEVGPTDVLTWVWFPERSLPAGQTEPAERDLDGFWAATAFALDIVFTDGTRLSDGASGAHPFDQTGAVDQARAVDQYGDAVTPEAQDDARKQWVDQWNRRTVDLSAHVGRVVDRLEARLGRADQPAPATGVASTGMVSAGAVATGTDDGAAAADRPVRGWLDDVRIEPAGRAAGALPADARPLDHVRTTRGTHSSGTFSRGNNAPLVGLPHGGVFGLPMTNAADSRWPYAYQEHNRPSDNRPTIQAFATSHLPSPWMADRGVFQVMPSPLTDPDVDRTARALGFDHVDELDGPHRYRVALDQDVTAEMTAGEFALAWRFTGVRSIVLDHHGVLRSCTVRLEDGTAVVDALLDDRAETPPHHVHLRIADAVADHTTFVDGLLRGRVEVSGDTDVLLGISTVSAEDAAANLRAAGDFDAMRHHAERRWTAELDTLQVQGATPDQLVSLYSGLYRAFLYPTRAGETALVRETDPAGRPRHRSPYGDVLSEPIRDEPGPEVVDGPLTTTNGFWDTYRTAWPLLALLTPDTAADLAEGVVGHFTDGGWTPRWSAPGAEDVMTGTTSDTVFADLVAKGVDGFDVAQAYRSAVRNATVPARDRRVGRKGSLPGLFRGYVDTATGEGMSWTLDAAINDWGVAVLANAMADRAVAAGDDSGAARYRAEHEWFARRSLQYRNVFDRERGFFIGRTPDGGWRGAGPDGGVGPDGGFDPDVWGSDYTETNAWGTMFTAPHDGAGVVDLHGGPAAFDQAFARFWARRETGGTDRSGSYGFAIHEMTEARDIRMGMLGLSNQPAHHIPFFPMSTGRHDDAHRVVRACLERLFVGSDLGQGYPGDEDNGEMSAWYVFATIGLYPLAPSTGTYVIVPPSVRRTVLHRAGGASTVIETTGSGAYIASVTVDGEPWESVSIPHAVVVGASHVEVALAETPQGWAADTRPASASALHGYRDTPDDVLPVGVSPLTDDTGVSVVSLGAGESVVVPVTVPAASLVTVTVAAAGTGSWRIVLRDADGAAVHVLDGPDEVFEWDGQTRVFPFAGGVDGGTLTFEALTPIALTQLQLVAADGSAP; encoded by the coding sequence ATGAGTGTTGAACGCCGTGGCGGCTCGGCTGCCAGCCTGACGACCGCTGGCCCGTCGACCGCCGTCGCGGCCCGGAACGGGGTCGGGTTCGTCTCGCACGAGGCGACCCTGGTCGAACGGACCGGCCCGGGGACGACCGTCGTGGTCGTCCCCGGGCTCGACGGTCACGAGGTCGGGCCCACCGACGTCCTGACCTGGGTCTGGTTCCCGGAACGGTCCCTGCCCGCGGGGCAGACCGAACCGGCCGAACGGGACCTGGACGGGTTCTGGGCCGCCACGGCGTTCGCACTCGACATCGTCTTCACCGACGGCACCCGGCTGAGCGACGGAGCGTCGGGCGCGCACCCCTTCGACCAGACGGGCGCCGTCGACCAGGCTCGCGCCGTCGACCAGTACGGCGACGCGGTCACCCCCGAGGCGCAGGACGACGCCCGCAAGCAGTGGGTCGACCAGTGGAACCGGCGGACCGTCGACCTGTCGGCGCACGTCGGCCGGGTGGTGGACCGCCTGGAGGCCCGCCTCGGCCGCGCAGACCAGCCCGCCCCCGCCACCGGCGTGGCTTCCACCGGCATGGTCTCCGCCGGCGCGGTCGCCACCGGTACGGACGACGGCGCCGCTGCCGCGGACCGCCCGGTCCGCGGCTGGCTCGACGACGTCCGCATCGAGCCCGCTGGCCGGGCGGCCGGCGCCCTGCCCGCCGACGCCCGCCCCCTCGACCACGTCCGCACCACCCGCGGCACGCACTCGTCCGGCACGTTCTCGCGCGGCAACAACGCCCCGCTCGTCGGCCTGCCGCACGGTGGGGTGTTCGGGCTGCCGATGACGAACGCCGCCGACAGCCGGTGGCCGTACGCCTACCAGGAGCACAACCGGCCGAGCGACAACCGGCCGACGATCCAGGCCTTCGCGACGAGTCACCTGCCTTCGCCGTGGATGGCCGACCGCGGGGTGTTCCAGGTGATGCCGTCCCCGCTCACCGACCCCGACGTCGACCGCACCGCCCGCGCGCTCGGGTTCGACCACGTCGACGAACTCGACGGCCCGCACCGCTACCGGGTCGCCCTCGACCAGGACGTCACCGCCGAGATGACCGCCGGGGAGTTCGCCCTGGCGTGGCGCTTCACCGGCGTCCGGAGCATCGTCCTCGACCACCACGGCGTCCTCCGCTCGTGCACCGTCCGGCTCGAGGACGGCACGGCGGTCGTCGACGCCCTGCTCGACGACCGGGCCGAGACGCCGCCACACCACGTGCACCTCCGGATCGCCGACGCCGTCGCCGACCACACCACGTTCGTCGACGGGCTGCTCCGCGGCCGGGTCGAGGTCTCCGGCGACACCGACGTCCTGCTCGGCATCTCGACCGTCTCCGCCGAGGACGCGGCCGCGAACCTCCGCGCCGCGGGGGACTTCGACGCGATGCGCCACCACGCCGAGCGCCGCTGGACCGCCGAACTCGACACGCTGCAGGTCCAGGGCGCCACCCCGGACCAGCTCGTCTCGCTGTACTCCGGGCTGTACCGGGCGTTCCTCTACCCGACCCGGGCGGGGGAGACCGCCCTCGTCCGCGAGACCGACCCCGCCGGACGCCCTCGACACCGGTCCCCGTACGGCGACGTCCTGTCCGAGCCGATCCGCGACGAGCCCGGCCCCGAGGTCGTCGACGGACCGCTCACCACCACGAACGGGTTCTGGGACACCTACCGGACCGCCTGGCCGCTGCTCGCGCTCCTCACCCCGGACACCGCGGCCGACCTGGCCGAGGGTGTCGTCGGACACTTCACCGACGGCGGCTGGACCCCGCGCTGGAGTGCCCCCGGCGCCGAGGACGTGATGACCGGCACCACGAGCGACACCGTGTTCGCCGACCTCGTCGCGAAGGGCGTCGACGGGTTCGACGTCGCGCAGGCGTACCGGTCCGCGGTGCGCAACGCGACCGTCCCGGCACGGGACCGGCGGGTCGGGCGGAAGGGGAGCCTCCCGGGCCTGTTCCGCGGGTACGTCGACACGGCGACCGGCGAGGGCATGTCGTGGACGCTCGACGCGGCCATCAACGACTGGGGTGTCGCGGTGCTGGCGAACGCGATGGCGGACCGGGCCGTCGCGGCCGGCGATGACAGCGGCGCTGCCCGGTACCGGGCCGAACACGAGTGGTTCGCACGGCGGTCGCTGCAGTACCGGAACGTCTTCGACCGTGAGCGCGGGTTCTTCATCGGCCGGACGCCCGACGGCGGCTGGCGTGGCGCCGGTCCCGACGGCGGTGTCGGCCCGGACGGCGGCTTCGACCCCGACGTGTGGGGGAGCGACTACACCGAGACGAACGCGTGGGGCACGATGTTCACCGCCCCGCACGACGGCGCCGGGGTCGTCGACCTGCACGGCGGACCGGCCGCCTTCGACCAGGCGTTCGCCCGCTTCTGGGCGCGCCGCGAGACCGGCGGCACCGACCGCTCCGGCTCCTACGGCTTCGCGATCCACGAGATGACCGAGGCCCGCGACATCAGGATGGGCATGCTCGGGCTGTCCAACCAGCCGGCGCACCACATCCCCTTCTTCCCGATGTCCACCGGCCGCCACGACGACGCCCACCGTGTCGTCCGCGCGTGCCTGGAGCGGCTGTTCGTCGGCTCCGACCTCGGCCAGGGGTACCCGGGCGACGAGGACAACGGCGAGATGAGCGCGTGGTACGTCTTCGCCACGATCGGGCTCTACCCGCTGGCACCGTCGACCGGCACCTACGTGATCGTGCCGCCGTCGGTCCGCCGGACGGTGCTGCACCGGGCGGGAGGCGCGTCCACCGTCATCGAGACCACCGGCAGCGGGGCGTACATCGCCTCGGTCACGGTCGACGGCGAGCCCTGGGAGTCGGTGAGCATCCCGCACGCGGTCGTGGTCGGCGCCTCGCACGTCGAGGTGGCTCTCGCCGAGACGCCCCAGGGCTGGGCGGCGGACACTCGCCCCGCGTCGGCCTCCGCGCTGCACGGGTACCGGGACACACCCGACGACGTGCTGCCGGTCGGGGTGTCGCCACTCACCGACGACACCGGTGTGAGCGTCGTGTCGCTCGGGGCCGGTGAGTCGGTCGTCGTGCCGGTCACGGTGCCGGCGGCCTCGCTCGTCACGGTGACCGTCGCCGCAGCGGGGACCGGGTCGTGGCGGATCGTGCTGCGGGACGCCGACGGTGCGGCGGTGCACGTGCTCGACGGACCGGACGAGGTGTTCGAGTGGGACGGCCAGACCCGGGTGTTCCCGTTCGCCGGCGGGGTCGACGGCGGGACGCTGACGTTCGAGGCGCTGACGCCGATCGCGCTGACGCAGCTGCAGCTCGTCGCGGCGGACGGGTCTGCTCCCTGA
- a CDS encoding alpha/beta hydrolase: MLEHIERDGGTIAVDLSGTGPLVVLAHGMGDSRHSYRFLVPELVAAGYRVANVDIRGCGDSSTGWAGYSRTDIAGDLVAVVRHLGGPAVVVGQSISGGAATIAAADAPDVITGVVELAPFTRAQSFDIGGFLRNRNHHRSGTVQLLRVMAAGSLPGWLAYLDLAVPTKPADWAVERSRIEDALRRPGRMAVLQAMTKTTPADAGARLADVRCPVLVVQGGADPDWADPAAEGRRILADLPTGLGDLAVIDSAGHYPHTETPAEVLALVLPFLGRTLTATTTGGDRA, from the coding sequence ATGCTCGAACACATCGAACGCGACGGCGGCACGATCGCCGTCGACCTCAGCGGCACCGGACCCCTCGTCGTCCTCGCCCACGGCATGGGGGACAGCCGACACTCGTACCGGTTCCTCGTGCCGGAACTCGTCGCCGCCGGGTACCGGGTCGCGAACGTCGACATCCGCGGCTGCGGCGACTCGAGCACCGGGTGGGCCGGGTACTCCCGCACCGACATCGCCGGAGACCTCGTCGCCGTCGTCCGACACCTCGGCGGTCCGGCCGTCGTCGTCGGCCAGTCCATCAGCGGCGGGGCCGCGACCATCGCCGCCGCCGACGCTCCGGACGTCATCACCGGCGTCGTCGAACTCGCTCCCTTCACCCGGGCGCAGTCGTTCGACATCGGCGGGTTCCTCCGCAACCGGAACCACCACCGCTCCGGCACGGTCCAACTCCTCCGCGTCATGGCCGCCGGCAGCCTGCCCGGCTGGCTCGCCTACCTCGACCTCGCCGTCCCCACCAAGCCCGCCGACTGGGCCGTCGAACGCAGCCGCATCGAGGACGCACTGCGACGACCCGGACGGATGGCGGTCCTCCAGGCCATGACCAAGACGACCCCCGCCGACGCCGGAGCCCGACTGGCCGACGTCCGCTGCCCCGTCCTCGTCGTCCAGGGTGGCGCCGACCCGGACTGGGCTGACCCCGCCGCCGAGGGCCGCCGCATCCTCGCCGACCTGCCGACCGGACTCGGCGACCTCGCCGTCATCGACAGTGCCGGCCACTACCCGCACACCGAGACGCCCGCCGAGGTCCTGGCGCTCGTGCTGCCGTTCCTCGGCCGCACCCTCACCGCGACCACCACCGGCGGCGACCGTGCCTAG
- a CDS encoding TetR-like C-terminal domain-containing protein codes for MPRAGLDAAVVTAAAAGLADENGLAQLSMSTVADRLGVKPPSLYKHVAGLPDLTRRIAALAAAELTEELADATRGHTGREALVAAARTVRRYVQRHPGRYAATTGSRPADADDPLATALDRSLSAFVTVLRDYGLDPADEVHALRMLRSMLHGFATLEVSGGFQLGTDVDESFTWMIDFLDQGLRARASGGGDAGVPHRGVSGARPPR; via the coding sequence GTGCCTAGGGCCGGACTCGACGCAGCGGTCGTCACCGCGGCCGCCGCCGGCCTGGCCGACGAGAACGGCCTCGCGCAGCTGAGCATGAGCACCGTCGCGGACCGGCTCGGCGTGAAGCCGCCGTCCCTCTACAAGCACGTGGCGGGCCTCCCGGACCTGACCCGGCGGATCGCCGCGCTCGCCGCCGCCGAGCTGACCGAGGAACTGGCCGACGCGACGCGCGGACACACCGGACGGGAGGCCCTGGTCGCCGCCGCGCGCACCGTCCGCCGGTACGTGCAACGGCACCCCGGCCGCTACGCGGCCACCACCGGCAGCCGGCCGGCGGACGCCGACGACCCGCTCGCCACTGCCCTCGACCGGTCACTGTCGGCGTTCGTCACCGTCCTGCGGGACTACGGACTGGATCCGGCCGACGAGGTGCACGCGCTCCGGATGCTCCGCAGCATGCTGCACGGGTTCGCCACGCTCGAGGTGTCCGGCGGGTTCCAGCTCGGCACCGACGTGGACGAGAGCTTCACGTGGATGATCGACTTCCTCGACCAGGGGCTTCGGGCGCGGGCGTCGGGCGGGGGCGACGCCGGCGTCCCACACCGCGGTGTCAGCGGTGCGCGACCGCCGCGGTGA
- a CDS encoding nucleotide disphospho-sugar-binding domain-containing protein yields the protein MSSYLLCAPPVYGHLAPLVAVGRGLVVRGHEVTMLTGAKYRDLVTAAGIRHVPLPASVDFDDGHLEEVLADAGSARGIARVREGMLAVFVRVIPGQYRAMRALLDRGGFDAVLGEAAFTGLAPYLALPPEDRLPVLGVGTTPVTMGSVDTAPFGAGLQPGRGPIGALRNRLLTAALRPALTQPLRRAADTMLAQVGAPPSPIDTFDFAYRCFDQLFQLGVAELEYPRRELPTSVHFVGPLRSTDDPRQAEDLPDWWSDLRLGRPVVHVTQGTIDNVDFGRLVVPTLRALAAEHVLVVVSTGGRPVDEVERAFGGALPGNARVATHLPYDRLLPLCDVVVTNGGFGGVQRALAHGVPLVVAGSTEDKPEVAARVAWAGCGRDLRTGTPREQAVGRAVTEVLTSPTFAARSRELAAAIARLPDPVDVIEAALTAAVAHR from the coding sequence ATGTCGTCGTACCTGCTCTGCGCCCCACCCGTCTACGGTCACCTGGCACCGCTCGTCGCCGTCGGACGGGGTCTCGTCGTCCGAGGACACGAGGTCACGATGCTGACGGGCGCGAAGTACCGCGACCTCGTCACGGCGGCGGGGATCCGACACGTGCCGCTGCCCGCGAGCGTCGACTTCGACGACGGACACCTGGAGGAGGTGCTCGCCGACGCCGGCAGCGCCCGTGGCATCGCCCGTGTCCGCGAGGGCATGCTCGCCGTCTTCGTCCGAGTCATCCCGGGCCAGTACCGGGCGATGCGTGCACTGCTGGACCGGGGTGGGTTCGATGCGGTCCTCGGCGAGGCGGCCTTCACCGGCCTCGCGCCGTACCTCGCCCTGCCGCCGGAGGACCGCCTGCCCGTCCTCGGCGTGGGGACGACACCGGTGACGATGGGGAGCGTCGACACGGCTCCGTTCGGCGCCGGCCTGCAGCCCGGACGGGGACCGATCGGCGCCCTGCGCAACCGGCTGCTCACCGCTGCGCTGCGACCGGCGCTCACCCAGCCGCTCCGTCGCGCGGCCGACACGATGCTGGCGCAGGTGGGCGCGCCTCCGTCTCCGATCGACACCTTCGACTTCGCCTACCGGTGCTTCGACCAGCTGTTCCAGCTGGGTGTGGCGGAACTCGAGTACCCGCGGCGCGAGCTGCCCACCTCCGTGCACTTCGTCGGACCGCTGCGCTCGACCGACGACCCGCGGCAGGCCGAGGACCTGCCGGACTGGTGGTCGGACCTCCGCCTCGGCCGCCCCGTCGTGCACGTGACGCAGGGCACGATCGACAACGTCGACTTCGGTCGACTGGTGGTCCCCACCCTGCGCGCCCTCGCCGCGGAACACGTGCTGGTCGTCGTGAGCACCGGCGGACGGCCGGTCGACGAGGTGGAACGTGCGTTCGGCGGCGCGTTGCCCGGGAACGCACGGGTCGCGACCCACCTGCCCTACGACCGCCTGCTGCCGCTGTGCGACGTCGTCGTGACGAACGGCGGGTTCGGCGGGGTGCAGCGAGCCCTGGCCCACGGCGTCCCCCTCGTGGTCGCGGGCTCGACCGAGGACAAGCCCGAGGTCGCCGCCCGGGTCGCCTGGGCCGGCTGCGGGCGCGATCTTCGGACCGGCACGCCCCGGGAACAGGCCGTCGGCCGTGCGGTCACCGAGGTGCTGACGTCACCGACGTTCGCGGCGCGGAGCCGGGAGCTCGCAGCGGCCATCGCCCGACTGCCCGATCCGGTGGACGTCATCGAGGCCGCCCTCACCGCGGCGGTCGCGCACCGCTGA
- a CDS encoding acetyltransferase, which translates to MGETIVLPAQSPRRTELEALGWAVIARSFGAQLDAERIDEQRLRALVVGAPGSVRALAAADVDAVLALDRATIGDYPGSVATQHEPLDRDGATPSAARRAFGAFRTDAGLVAMTFVSVDGAEAETDFTVVDRAQRGRGLGVAVKAASVLELSAAGVTRFRTGGSADNAAIQRANDALGYVRDEEWVTLGRVGG; encoded by the coding sequence ATGGGGGAGACCATCGTGCTGCCGGCGCAATCACCGCGGCGAACAGAACTCGAAGCGCTCGGCTGGGCCGTCATCGCCCGATCGTTCGGCGCCCAACTGGATGCGGAACGGATCGACGAGCAGCGGTTGCGGGCGCTCGTCGTCGGCGCTCCCGGATCGGTACGGGCTCTGGCGGCCGCCGACGTCGACGCCGTGCTCGCGCTCGACCGGGCGACGATCGGGGACTACCCGGGGAGCGTCGCGACGCAGCACGAGCCGCTCGACCGCGACGGTGCGACGCCGTCGGCTGCTCGCCGGGCGTTCGGCGCCTTCCGGACGGACGCCGGACTCGTCGCGATGACGTTCGTCAGCGTCGACGGAGCCGAGGCCGAGACGGACTTCACGGTCGTCGACCGTGCGCAACGTGGGCGTGGCCTCGGTGTCGCCGTCAAGGCCGCGTCGGTCCTCGAGCTGTCTGCGGCGGGTGTCACGCGCTTCCGCACCGGCGGGTCGGCGGACAACGCCGCGATCCAGCGGGCGAACGACGCGCTCGGCTACGTCCGTGACGAGGAGTGGGTCACGCTCGGGCGGGTCGGGGGCTGA
- the catA gene encoding type A chloramphenicol O-acetyltransferase, giving the protein MGTLRPIDLSTWPRREHFAHYRDRVPCTYAMTIDVDVTELRLALSGTAVKSSIAVIWALSTIVNRHQEFRMALDTSGAAAVWDVVHPAFTVFNPERETFAGVWTPHRDDFATFHDEAAEVVDRYRTATTLFPQADTPANTFDVSSIPWASFTGFTLQIGDGWDHLLPIITLGRYRQSADRTLMPVAVQVHHAAADGFHTARLVNELQELLAAPEWALAARP; this is encoded by the coding sequence ATGGGGACCCTTCGACCGATCGACCTGTCCACCTGGCCGCGGCGTGAGCACTTCGCGCACTACCGGGACCGCGTCCCCTGCACCTACGCGATGACGATCGACGTCGATGTCACCGAACTCCGGTTGGCCCTCAGCGGAACCGCGGTGAAGAGCTCGATCGCGGTCATCTGGGCCCTGTCGACGATCGTGAACCGGCACCAGGAGTTCCGGATGGCGCTCGATACGAGCGGCGCTGCCGCGGTCTGGGACGTCGTGCACCCGGCCTTCACCGTGTTCAACCCCGAGCGGGAGACGTTCGCGGGCGTCTGGACGCCGCACCGGGACGACTTCGCGACCTTCCACGACGAGGCGGCCGAGGTCGTCGACCGCTACCGCACGGCGACGACGCTCTTCCCGCAGGCCGACACCCCGGCGAACACCTTCGACGTGTCGAGCATCCCGTGGGCGTCGTTCACGGGGTTCACGCTGCAGATCGGGGACGGGTGGGACCACCTGCTCCCGATCATCACGCTCGGTCGCTACCGCCAGTCAGCGGACCGGACGCTGATGCCCGTCGCGGTCCAGGTGCACCACGCGGCAGCGGACGGGTTCCACACGGCACGACTCGTGAACGAGCTGCAGGAGTTGCTGGCGGCGCCGGAGTGGGCGCTGGCTGCTCGACCCTGA
- a CDS encoding HAD family hydrolase has protein sequence MQNGRVPAGLRAVVFDVGETLVDESRIWWRTAELAGVPPFTLMALLGALIERGEDHREVWRILGVPHPPVAPPIESVDLYPDAVATLEAVRAHGLLVGIAGNQPAGVEQQLRAAGCAPDFIASSTSWGVAKPSPEFFDRVVAASGCRAGEVLYVGDRLDNDVLPAQAAGMRTAFLRRGPWGHVHAERAEAGRADLRLDSLDDLVRALP, from the coding sequence GTGCAGAACGGACGAGTCCCCGCGGGCCTCCGGGCGGTCGTCTTCGACGTGGGCGAGACGCTCGTGGACGAGTCCCGGATCTGGTGGCGCACCGCCGAGCTCGCGGGCGTCCCACCGTTCACGCTGATGGCGCTCCTCGGCGCGCTGATCGAGCGGGGCGAGGACCACCGCGAGGTGTGGCGTATCCTCGGGGTCCCGCACCCGCCCGTTGCGCCGCCGATCGAGTCGGTCGACCTTTACCCGGACGCGGTCGCGACGCTGGAGGCGGTGCGAGCCCACGGCCTCCTGGTCGGCATCGCGGGGAACCAGCCGGCCGGGGTCGAGCAACAGCTGCGCGCGGCCGGTTGCGCGCCGGACTTCATCGCGTCGTCGACGTCCTGGGGCGTGGCGAAGCCGTCGCCAGAGTTCTTCGACCGCGTCGTCGCGGCGTCCGGCTGCCGGGCCGGCGAGGTGCTGTACGTCGGTGACCGCCTGGACAACGACGTACTGCCGGCGCAGGCGGCCGGGATGCGGACCGCGTTCCTCCGTCGCGGACCGTGGGGGCACGTGCACGCCGAGCGAGCCGAGGCCGGCCGGGCCGACCTGCGCCTGGACTCCCTGGACGACCTGGTCCGCGCGCTCCCCTGA
- a CDS encoding GNAT family N-acetyltransferase gives MAVSFSVRRTVEDDWPLVRGLRIENATDNPISYGATLETTLAMTEDDWRLRARRGQAEDATSLAAVETDTGRWIGMMSAQSHDDDGPDPVLTGVFVSPDRRGRENGVADALLDGILRWAHGRGATRLRLYVDEHAEPARRFYTRHGFVPTGRTRPIGFTAGDTLELVRVLDGRSR, from the coding sequence ATGGCCGTCTCGTTCTCCGTCCGCCGAACCGTCGAGGACGACTGGCCGCTGGTGCGTGGCCTGCGGATCGAGAACGCGACCGACAACCCGATCTCCTACGGGGCGACGCTCGAGACGACGCTCGCGATGACCGAGGACGACTGGCGGCTCCGAGCCCGGCGTGGCCAGGCCGAGGACGCGACCAGCCTCGCTGCCGTCGAGACCGACACCGGCCGGTGGATCGGCATGATGAGCGCGCAGAGCCACGACGACGACGGCCCCGACCCGGTCCTCACCGGCGTCTTCGTGTCCCCGGACCGCCGCGGGCGCGAGAACGGGGTGGCTGACGCGCTGCTGGACGGCATCCTCCGGTGGGCGCACGGACGAGGTGCCACGCGCCTCCGGTTGTACGTGGACGAGCACGCCGAGCCCGCGCGCCGCTTCTACACGCGGCACGGGTTCGTCCCCACCGGGCGGACACGGCCCATCGGGTTCACGGCGGGCGACACGCTCGAACTCGTCCGGGTGCTCGACGGACGCTCGCGATGA
- a CDS encoding GNAT family N-acetyltransferase — MTVIRLVEPDDGAALADLLVRNREFLAPWSPIRADDHETIDGQRRDIDLVLERHRRGESVPFVVLDAAGEVAGRLTLSGVVRGPFRSCAMGYWLSEDRTGRGLATRAVAAALGHAFDDLGLHRVQAETLVHNTASQRVLARNGFLQYGLAPRYLEIAGRWQDHRMFQRLRDDPPVSSGH; from the coding sequence ATGACCGTGATCCGTCTGGTCGAACCGGACGACGGCGCGGCGCTCGCCGACCTGCTCGTCCGCAATCGGGAGTTCCTCGCCCCCTGGAGCCCGATCCGCGCCGACGACCACGAGACCATCGACGGGCAACGGCGGGACATCGACCTGGTCCTGGAGCGCCACCGTCGTGGCGAGAGCGTCCCGTTCGTGGTCCTCGACGCCGCCGGTGAGGTGGCCGGACGTCTGACGCTCAGCGGCGTCGTGCGCGGTCCGTTCCGGTCGTGCGCGATGGGGTACTGGCTGTCAGAGGACCGCACCGGCCGCGGTCTCGCCACCCGGGCGGTCGCCGCTGCGCTCGGGCACGCGTTCGACGACCTCGGCCTGCACCGGGTCCAGGCGGAGACCCTCGTCCACAACACCGCGTCCCAGCGGGTCCTGGCCCGGAACGGCTTCCTCCAGTACGGGCTTGCTCCGCGGTACCTGGAGATCGCGGGCCGGTGGCAGGACCACCGCATGTTCCAGCGGCTGCGCGACGACCCCCCGGTGTCATCCGGCCATTGA
- a CDS encoding transcriptional regulator: MTTTPTTGRGSGGGGAFDEVVHAPNRLQICAFLEPLDQAEFSVVRDVLGASDSVTSKHVKVLQDAGYLTVRKPTGKGRVKTWLALTPEGRTAYRGHVAALRALLG, translated from the coding sequence GTGACCACCACGCCGACGACGGGCCGGGGGAGCGGCGGGGGCGGGGCGTTCGACGAGGTCGTCCACGCGCCGAACCGCCTGCAGATCTGCGCGTTCCTCGAGCCGCTCGACCAGGCCGAGTTCTCGGTCGTGCGCGACGTGCTCGGCGCGAGCGACTCAGTGACGAGCAAGCACGTCAAGGTGCTGCAGGACGCCGGGTACCTGACGGTGCGCAAGCCGACCGGCAAGGGGCGCGTCAAGACGTGGCTGGCACTCACCCCGGAGGGACGAACCGCCTACCGCGGACACGTCGCGGCCCTGCGCGCACTGCTGGGCTGA
- a CDS encoding HAMP domain-containing sensor histidine kinase, whose product MSVRLRLTLSYAGVVLVTGALLLSVVWLFLLRYVPTEQISLQNGSVPNRHDLVRAFVPPTVGALVVLLAAGLGGGWLLAGRVLAPLRRLQAATGLVGRGSFSYRVRLPGRDDEFRQLADSFDAMLDQLAEHVAQQERFAANASHELRTPLAITRTMLEVARDDPEHDQAALVRRLLVVNERAVDLTEALLLLSRAGQRPAALVPVDLSLAAEEATETLLPLAEAGGIRLDVGGAPVVVPGVPALLLQLVVNLVHNAVVHNDHDPRSEDRFVRVSTSEVVEAAGAHACLVVENTGPQLSPELVAVLTEPFQRGVTRIHQDAAGVGLGLAIVEAVVRAHEGVLHLRPRAGGGLVVTVTLPRAAD is encoded by the coding sequence GTGAGCGTGCGCCTCCGTCTCACACTGAGCTACGCGGGCGTCGTCCTGGTGACCGGTGCGCTGCTCCTCAGCGTCGTGTGGCTCTTCCTGCTCCGGTACGTGCCGACGGAGCAGATCTCGCTGCAGAACGGTTCGGTGCCGAACCGACACGATCTGGTGCGGGCGTTCGTCCCGCCGACCGTCGGAGCCCTCGTCGTGCTGCTGGCGGCGGGCCTGGGCGGCGGCTGGTTGCTGGCCGGGCGGGTGCTCGCGCCGCTCAGGCGCCTGCAGGCCGCAACCGGGCTCGTCGGGAGGGGGTCCTTCTCGTACCGCGTCCGCCTGCCCGGCCGCGACGACGAGTTCCGGCAGCTGGCCGACTCGTTCGACGCGATGCTCGACCAGTTGGCCGAGCACGTCGCGCAGCAGGAGCGGTTCGCCGCCAACGCCTCCCACGAACTCCGGACACCGCTCGCCATCACGCGCACGATGCTCGAGGTCGCGCGTGACGACCCCGAGCACGACCAGGCCGCTCTCGTCCGCCGGCTGCTGGTCGTGAACGAACGGGCGGTCGACCTGACCGAGGCGTTGCTGCTCCTGAGCCGCGCGGGTCAGCGGCCGGCCGCGCTCGTGCCGGTGGACCTGTCGCTCGCAGCCGAGGAGGCGACCGAGACGCTGCTCCCGCTCGCCGAGGCGGGCGGCATCAGGCTCGACGTCGGCGGCGCTCCCGTCGTCGTCCCCGGAGTCCCGGCGCTCCTGCTCCAGCTCGTCGTCAACCTCGTGCACAACGCCGTCGTCCACAACGACCACGATCCCCGGAGCGAGGACCGGTTCGTCCGCGTCTCGACGTCCGAGGTGGTCGAGGCTGCCGGGGCCCACGCCTGCCTGGTGGTCGAGAACACCGGCCCGCAGCTGAGCCCCGAGCTGGTCGCCGTCCTCACCGAGCCGTTCCAACGCGGCGTCACCCGGATCCACCAGGACGCGGCCGGTGTCGGCCTCGGACTCGCCATCGTCGAGGCAGTCGTCCGCGCCCACGAAGGCGTCCTGCACCTCCGACCCCGCGCAGGCGGTGGCCTCGTCGTGACTGTGACGCTGCCGCGCGCGGCGGACTGA